The Bacteroidota bacterium genomic sequence TACACCCACAATATAGCCCGATTCAGGCGCTTTTAGCTGTATCTCTGTATCTCCATAGGGGTCGGCAATGTAACCTATAACCTCTCCTTTTGTTACGGATGAGCCATATCGCTTGTGTGTTGCAAACAATCCTGCCATGCGCGCTCTAACCCACTTAGATTCTTTAAGCAATTTGGTTTCACGTTCCTCGACATTGGTATCAAGCATTTCCATTTGTTTTAGTAGTCGCAAACACCCTTTAATTCCTTCGTTTATAGCCAAACTATTGAAACGCATCGATTCGCCCGCTTCGTACACCAAAATAGATTTTCCTTTTTTGGAAGCTTCTTTTCTAAACGTTTTGTCTCGGTAGGGCGAATTAAGGGTAAATGGCGCACTAAACATGTTGGCATAAGCCAAACTTTGCTCATCATCAAACACACAGCGCGTTTGCGGAAAGTTATTTATTTGAGCACCTCCAGTATGAAAATCGACACCAAAATCTATTTGTGGGACAATTTCTTTCATTAAATCGTATGCCATCCTGCTACCTAGAGAGCCGGACTGGGTGCCCGGAAAACATCGGTTTAAATCCCGCCCATCGGGTAATTCGCGCGAACCACTTATAAAAGAAACAATATTGATAATAGGAATAACAATAACACTGCCTTTTACTAGTTTTTGCAAAACACCTTGCCGGATTAGTCTGCGCAAAATCTCAATTCCATTTATTTCATCACCGTGCATGCCTGCAATAAATAGTGCTGTTGGGCCTGTATGGATAGAGCGAAAAACGTGTACCGGAATTTCAATAAAGGTACGTGTAGGCAGCCTATACGTGTTTAGATTTGCCTCTAAGAATTGACCGGGCTTAATTGTATGGCCGTTTATAACAATATCCTTGTGCATATAGTTAGTTGAATTATTACAATGTACAAAGTATTTGTAAATGAGAATAAACCATATGGGACATTTTTGAGTGGCGAAATAGATTTTTTAACTGCCTTAATTTTTGGTAAATGGATTTATTGTGTCCTGCATTTAAACAATTAAACATAAGCGGCAAACATGTTTTTGTATTTGCTCTGCTTTTGTTTTAAGGTAACATTGTAAAAAAATGAAAAGGATTATTAAATTTTTGCTGATTACTATTTCGACAAAATTTTTATCATCACAAAATGCAAACTCGGGAACAGGATTACCAATTTCGGCTTCAATAAATAGAAATTGATTTTTCAGCTTTGCCTTCGGGAGTATATATCATTAATGTAGAAACATCAGATAAACACTATCTGTCGCGATTTATAAAACAATAGAAGAGAAGTTATTAGGAGCAGAGAAGCGAGAATGTTTATGTATTAATGAACATACTCGTTTCTTTCTACATACTCTATTATTTTTCCGGCTATATCAATTTTGGTTGCGCCTTCAATACCTTCTAATCCCGGGGAGGAATTGACTTCCATTACTAGTGGTCCTCTGGAAGATTGCAGCATATCTACACCTGCAATATCTAGCCCCAATGTACGCGCGGCTTTTATAGCAGTTGCTTTTTCTTCCGGAGAAAGTTTTATGACACTTGCAGAGCCACCTCTGTGTAAGTTGGATCTAAATTCCCCTTCTGCACCTTGTCTTTTCATCGCCCCTACAATTTGACCATCCACTACAAACGCTCGAACATCAGCACCTCCGGCTTCTTTAATAAACTCCTGCACCAAAATGTTTACATCTTGGCTCAAAAAGCCTTCTATTACTGATTTTGCAACACGATGTGTTTCAGCCAAAATAACGCCAATGCCTTGCGTTCCCTCCAAAAGCTTTACTACTACGGGTGCTCCACCTACTTGGTTAATTATATTATCAATATCTTTCGAACTATATGTAAAAGCTGTTTTCGGCATTCCTAAATGTGCTCGCGCCATTAGCTGCAAGCTTCTTAGTTTGTCTCTGGAGCGCACCAGTGCTTGTGATTCCACCGCAGTGAAAATTTTCATCATCTCAAATTGGCGCACCACTGCCGATCCATAAAAAGTGGCAGATGCTCCAATGCGCGGAATTACAGCACTTACATCGGTTACTTCTTTTCCTTGATAAAATATATGTGGCCGCCCTGCTTCGATTACAAGCACACATTTTAAATGGTCGAGCACCAACATTTCATGACCTCTTTGCTCACCCGCTTCTACCAAGCGTTTGGTAGAATAAAGTTTAGGGTTACGAGAAAGCACTACAATTTTCATTTTATTTTCTATTTGTATTTAACAGTTCAACATCAACAATAAATCTGCTCTTAAGCAATCGCCTGCCAATTAAAACAGGAAAACGCATGTTAGCTCTATCCGTTAGGGATATAAAGGATTTTATTTTTCTTCCGGCAATTATCACTCGTGTCATTATAACATAGCGTTTTTCTAAATCGCCAAAAGAATTTTTAATCATTTTTTCTGAAAATTTTTCGAACTGATGCTCTTGCTCATTGTACTCCGGGTGGCTTGGATCAAGCAATTTGAAACACAATACAGGTTTGTTTTTTTTTGTTATGATTTTAATATCATGACAGTGAAGTGCAGTTGTATATGCACCTGTATCTATTTTTGCCTCTATGCCAACTAATTTTATATCCGGAAAATCAACCAATTCTCTACGGCCAATTAATTGTTTCGATTTTTTTGTCTTTGCCATGAATGGGTATCTGTTACAATAATATTATTTTATTGTATTTCCACCAATAGTTATCAATAATTTAATATTTGCTTATTCCCTTTATTTGCAGTAATACTACAAGTTTGTACCTTGTGCAACTATGGAAAATACGAGATACGATTACATACTAGTAGGGCAGGGAATTGCTGGGTCGGTGTTGGCGTTGTCTCTTCATAAGCAAGGTAAGCGTGTTTTGGTAATTGATGAGCCCGGATTGTCTAGCTGCTCAAAGGTTGCAGCCGGTGTTTGGAACCCCATTGTTTTTAAGCGTTTGAATAAAAGTTGGATGGCCGATGAGTTGCTGCCAGCAGCGCATCAGTTTTATACTTGGGCAGAAGGCATTGTTGATGGCTCATTTCATCACGTTATTCCTATGGTGAAATTTTTTACCGAACAGCAAGAAATTAATTTGTGGAAGAAAAAATTAAACGAAGAGGAAGGTATTTATTTAAGTAAAGTGTTTCACTCCGAATTCCACCCTGCGTTTTTTCAACAAACACTATGCTCATCAGAGGTAGAAAAATCGGGCTTTTTGGACACAAAGTTGTTTCTGCAAAAAACACGTGCATTTCTTAGCAAAAACGATATGTTGTTGGAAGAAACAGTTGATTACTCTAAACTAAATGTACAGGCTGATACAGAAGTTTCTTACAAGCAAATAATCGCCAGCAAAATTGTTTTTTGCGAGGGGTATAAAGCGTTAGAAAATCCATACTTTCCTAAAAATGCATTTAAACTTACAAAGGGAGAAACATGCACAATTCGCGTAGAAAATTTAGATGTAGCAAAGATTGTAAATAAAGGTGTTTTCATTGTTCCGCTAGGAAGCAATAAGTATAAGGTAGGCGCTACTTATAATTGGGACAACATTGACGAAAATTCTACGAGTGAAGGATTAGTAGAGTTAACAAATAAATTAAATAAACTGCTGTGTGTTCCTTTCGAAATACTAACACACGAGGCGGGAGTACGTCCAACAACGGTTGATAGAAGACCATTGATTGGCGAACATTCCACCCATAAGAGTGTTTTGTTTTTTAACGGATTTGGCACAAAGGCTGTAATGCTTGTTCCGTATTGGGCTCAGGCATTTGCAGAAAATAAATTAGAAGATCGACCTTTTTATAGCGAGTGTGATATAAAAAGATTTTTTAAAGCTGGTAACCACTAATTTTTCCAAAATTTTAGAACTTTGGAAACGCTAACGATGTACATTAATTTAATTAGCATACAACATGAATACAACTCAAGAAAACATTTTTGATATAATTATTGTAGGAGGCGGAATTGTTGGTCTGGCTACGGCCTATAAGATAAATACAAAATATCCCACAAAGAAAATATTGGTTTTAGAAAAGGAAAAGGAAGTGGCAGCGCACCAAACGGGACATAATTCGGGAGTGATACATTCCGGGTTATACTACAAGCCGGGCTCCTATAAAGCAAAAAACTGTGTAGATGGACGCAGAGAGCTTGTCTCCTTTGCAAAAGAACATGGTATAAAACATGATATTTGTGGAAAGATTGTTGTTGCCACCGATACTTCTGAATTGGCGCACATGAACAGAGTATTTGAAAATGGCCTAAAGAATGGAGTTGAAGGGATCGAAAAAATAGATGCTAAGCGAATAAAAGAAATAGAGCCTTATTGTGTAGGAATAGAGGGCATTTGGGTGCCATGTGCCGGAATTATTGATTATGCGGACGTGTCTAGAAAGTATGTGGAGTTAATTAGAAGCAAATTTAATGGCAGCAAGGTGCTTACAGAGCACGAAGTAACCGGCTTTGAAAAACACACCAAGCACACGCATGTTATTACGCCTAAAGGAACATTTACAGGAAATTATATAATTACTTGTGCAGGCTTACAAAGCGATAGAATAACAAAGAAGGAAGGAACTCCTACAGATACTGCTATTGTTGGCTTTAGAGGTGATTATTTTGATTTGTCTGATAAAGGATTAGAAAAGGTTAAGAATTTGATTTATCCGGTACCCAATCCTAAATATCCATTTTTAGGTGTTCACTTTACTCGTATGATACACGGTGGCACCGAATGCGGACCCAATGCCGTATTTGTGTTTAAGCGAGAGGGGTATGGCAAAACGGACTTTTCGTTGCGAGATACTGTGGAAGCATTGTCGTTTGGTGGCACTTGGAAGTTTTTTGCGAAAAACATGAAGTTTGGATGGGACGAATACCGTGGCGCATTTTCAAAAAAATTCTTTTTAAAGCGCTTACGCAAACTTATCCCAACACTAGAAATGGATGACTTAAAGCCGGGAAGAGCCGGAGTACGAGCAATGGCATTGGCTCCGGAAGGAGAAATGATTGATGATTTTAAAATTGAAGTAAATGGAAACGCAATACATGTTCTAAATGCACCTTCTCCTGCAGCTACATCATCACTTGCTATTGGAACTGCGATAGAACAAATGGCTACACAGCATTTTAATTTGGGATAATTAAAATTTATGTCGAGCCTGAGGTTTTTCTAAAGTTCAAAGCTTTGGTAATGCACTACTAGAAAGCGCTATCGCTTATTTCTTCTTGCAGTAAAGGTCAGAATCTTCTATCGGATATTTTTTATCTAAGTCAACATCATTAAAGCTTTGTTGTTTACCCCAAGCAAAGTACTTCTCAAAAAATGGCAACAGTCTATTCGTTTTTATTTTTTCTAAAAAATACACTTCGTGTTCTTTTTCCTTGATACCCATTTCGTACAGCACTTTATCGTGCTCCTTAATTCCCAACGAATGAAAAAACTGCATCATTCTAAAATACTCACAAACATTGCCGCTTTCCAATCGTCCTGCAAAATAAAAGGGCATAAACCAGCCTATTATGTAGCAACTAAACGATATTAGCTTTCCTAAAATATAAAAACGCACTTCATATGATTTAGAAATAGGAATGTTGTATGTATTCATTATAGCCAACACTTCGCTGCGATGATTCCATTCGTCAATTTCAATTTGTCTTATGGCTTTTTTCTCTTCAACATTCTTTACTGCACCTGCATGTCCTTGATAGGCAAACGCTGCGGCCTTTTCTGCAGAATATGCTTTTTTCAGCAAATCGACAAGCTGAGGGTGCTTTAGTTGCATTACGCTTGAGTTACCAATTTTTTCAAAGCCTCTATCCAAACCGGATGGTCGTTCAAACTCTCTACCAGTTGCACTTTTTCGCCACCATGTTCTTTGAAAATTTCATCGTATTCGGTGCCAATTTCATAAATTGTTTCCAAGCAATCTGCTACAAATGCAGGCGAAAAAATTAGTATTTTCTTTGCACCTTTTTCTGCAAGCTCTGCAACTACCTTATCTGAATAGGGTTTTAGCCACTTGTCATCCAACCTTGATTGAAACGTGGTGGTGTACTTCCCTTCCGGAATACCAATGGTACGAACCAGCTGGCGTGTGGTTTCAAAACATGCAGCTCTGTAGCAATACGCATTATTCTTAGTTATCTTATTGCAGCAATCGCCCATTTGGCAGGTGTTTCCTCCGTAATGTGCAGACGCTTTTCTAATCTGTCTTTCAGGTAATCCATGGTAACTAAACACTACATGGTCATACTCTAGGTGGTTGTGTTTTTTTGCTACCTCCGCAAACGCTTGTATAAAGGGCGGAAAATCATAAAATTTATTTATAATTTTTAGTGTTGGCGTAACTTCCCATTTTTTGACAACTCGCAAAAGCTCTTCTACAGAAGAGCCCGTGCTAGATGAAGCATACTGCGGATACATAGGCAGAGCAACAATTTCAGAAACTTTTGCCTGACGTAATTTTTCTAGCGCAGATTCTAAACTTGGCTGTTGGTAACGCATTCCAAGCTCAACGACAAATTCATAGCCCAACGCCTTTTGCAAAGCATCTTTTACTTTGTTCCCATAAATCAAAAGTGGAGAACCATCCTTAGTCCAAATATGCTTGTATAGCTTGGCTGATTTAGGTGCTCTAAAAGGAACAATAATTCCATTAACCAAAATAAATCGTCCAATGGGATTGATATCAATTACTCTAGGGTCGTTTAAAAATTGGGTGAGATATTTTCTTACATCCGAAGTAGCAGGGCTATCAGGCGTTCCAAGGTTAATTAATAATACTCCTTTTTGCATATAGTTAAATTAGAGGAAACGCTATATTTTCCTGACTTATAATTTCTTCACACTTTAATTTTAAATAAAGCTGTGCAACCGTAACAGCATCTTTTTGGCAATACGTAACTATTCTATTTAAATCCTTTTGTTCGTAATATACTCGAGCTACATCACTACCATCAATGTCGTCTTTAGGCGTTGGTATACCAAATACATGAGCAAGCAAATTAAGAGAAGTGAAATTTTTATAATCGCCAAACTTCCACATATCCATTGTGTCAAGGTGTTTAACCTCCCAAGGTTTTTTACCGGAAAGGTCAAGTATGGCAGGTAGTTTAATGCCATTAATCAGCATTCTTCGGCACAAAAAAGGGAAATCAAACTCTCGGCCATTATGTGCACACAGCATCTGATTCTCCTTGTTGTACTTGGTTTGTAGCAACTCCGAAAACTCTTTCAGTAGCTCTTTCTCATCGTCTCCATAAAAAGATTTTACACGAATGGTTTTGTTTTTCATAACAATAGCCACAGAAATGCAAATAACTTTTGCAAACTCTGCATATATACCGGATTTTTTATATATCTCTTCCGGTGTTTCTTGCTGATTAAATCTAAATTTTGTGTCCCATAATTTTTTTGTGGCATCGGGCAACTGCTTGTATTCATAAACAATGGGAGCGGTTTCGATATCTAAAAAAAGAATGTTTTCGTAATTAAAATCAGACATAGTTATTGTTTTTTTACTGATTAAAAACGTTACTTAATCATAACTCCTCTTTTGTTAAGAATAGGAACGGTTGTAAAGTATTCTTCTTTGATTGTTTCCGCCAAAAAAATATACTTTTTATCGTACATTTTTTTATTGTGGTAAAAGCTTATCCAATACTCATTATTCAGGCCAAAAACATTTTCCATAATGGGTTCTATCTTCGAAAAACTCTTTGGTTCGATTGTATCCAGAAAATGGCGTAGTGTAGACGTTTTAATCTCTTCTCCGTCAATTTGCCCATAACCGCTGGAAGTAACCAACACGCCTTCGAGCGGCTCATTCTTTAAATTTACGAAATAAACATTCCACTCATCTTGTGCCAATTCGTTCTGTTCTTTAACTACAGCCAAAGCCACATTCTCAACTTCCGGAAACTCAATATCTTTTCGCATATTGTAAAATTGCTTTTAACCGTAAATCTACAAAATGACTGTTAAATAATTCGCATTTTCTTCTGTTTGGTATTGGTAATTGTAGCTTTCTTAACGTTCTTGAATAAAAAACAAAAGATACAAGCCACTTAATACCAACTAGCATTGGAAAATGCACCTGTTGATGAATATCATTTTTTAGTACCTCTCTTTTTACCTAAATTTCAGCAATAAAAAAATGTGTTATGGAAATTACGCCCGAAATTGCGGAAAAATTAGATCTCCTAAATAAGAAAATTTCTTCTACTGGTCAAAGCTTTTCAGCCTACTTAGATGGATTTTTGCATGCGGATTATTTGAATTATTGGGATTATGTAGAAGTAGATACCCTACTAACACTACAAAAGCCGCGCACAAAATTTCCGGACGAGGTTATTTTTATAATGTACCATCAAGTAACAGAGCTGTATTTTAAACTTTGTTTACATGAGTTAAAACAAATTGCAGATTCTGAAAATACCACAGCTGCTTATATGTACGAGAAGCTAAGACGCGTTAATCGTTATTTCGAAGCACTTACCAAGTCGTTTGATATTATGGTGGATGGGATGGAAAAGGAGCAGTTTTTACAATTCAGAATGTCGCTGATGCCCGCCAGTGGCTTTCAGTCGGCACAATACAGAATGATTGAAATTTACTCAACCAACTTTTTCAATCTAGTGGCAAAAGATAAGCGAGATAATTTTTCTGTTAACCACACAGAAAAAGATATTGAGGGCATGTATGAGTTTATTTATTGGAAGTATGGAGCTACCGAATTAGCAACAGGAAAAAAGACATACACCTTACTTCAATTCGAAGAAAAATATTCTAAGCAATTTATTGCAACAGGCCAGAATGTACTAAAATCAAATGTTTGGGCAAAATACCTTTCATTGCCGGAAAGCGAACAGAAAAATGAGAAGTTGATTTCTGCGTTAAAGCAGTTGGATGTAAACGTTAACGTAAACTGGCCACTGGTGCATTACAAATCGGCAGTGCGCTACCTACAAATGGATCCAAAAGACATTGCCGCTACCGGTGGAACTAATTGGCAAAAGTACTTGCCTCCGAAATTTCAGAAACGAATTTTCTACCCAACAATTTGGAGTGAACAAGAAATTGCAGATTGGGGGAAAGCCTTTATTTTAGAGGCTTTAATGAAATAGAAATCAATTAGTTTTAGAGGATGAAAATTTATCGGTAAAGTACTTTACAGGATACCAGGCTGCTATGTATCCAATTATAAATACACTTATTAGAACATAAACTACATCCATTAGCAGTATTTTAACGGGGTAGGCCTCTACTACAAAGCCCTCGTCAAATTTTATTAAACTAAATTTTTGCTGTAAAAATACTAATAGCAATCCTAGGAAAACACCGCCAAATGCGCCTAAGAATGTGATTAGCATCCCTTCTTTCATAAAAATACTCCTAACCATTTCTTTGTCGGCACCCATGCTCCACAAGGTTCTAACATCCTTTTTCTTGTCGAGAATTAACATGGCAATGGAACCAATTACATTGAATGTGGCTATTATCAATATAAACAAGAGAATAATAAATGTCCATAGTTTCTCGGACTTGAAAGTCTTATACAGTAATTCATTCTGTTGCTCTCTATTTTTCACCGTATATTCTTCGCCTAAATGCTGTTGTATTCTGTCTTGCAACTGCTTATCTATACTCTTGTTATCGAACCGTATTTCTAAACTACTGGCCTTATTATCTGCATCTAGCAATTTAGCAGCAAAATCAAGCGATACAATCACATACTTATAGTCAAACTCATCATTCACCGAAAATATGCCGCTAGGAAAAGCAGGCTGTTGACTAAATCCATCTTCCGGATTGAGCTTTGCGGACAAGCCTTTTCTAGGAACATAAAACAAAACAGGCGTAAATGGGTCGCTGTTATTTATTTGTAATTGATATGCAACTCCACGCCCCAATAGACAATAGTTTGTAGCATCATCTTTAAGTATATATTCTCCTTCTTTGATAAGCGTATCAAATTGTGTAATGCGCTCAAATCGATCATCTACGGCTTTTAAGGTTGCAATGCACTGCTTATCGCCATACTTTACAAGTGCATTTTCTTCTAACACAAAAGAATAGTTAGTAAGCTCCGGCCATGCTATTAGACTTTTAATTTTAGTGTCGTCTATAGAAAATGTTTTTCCTTGTGCTGCAACAATTCGAATATCCGGGTCGAACGATTTGTATAAATCTTTTACTAAGTCTGAAATACCATTAAATGCAGACAAAACAACAATCAACGCCATAGTGCCTACCAACACCCCAATCACCGAAATAATTGAAATTATATTTATGGCATTATGCGATTTCTTAGAGAATAAATACCTACGAGCAATGAAAAATGGAAGATTCAAAACAAGCTTATTTTTTTAACAACTGATCTATTCTTTCGGCATAGTCCAACGAGTCGTCAATAAAATATTCCAACTGAGGTACAATGCGCAATTGATGCTTTACTCTATTTCCAAGAGCTTTACGTATTTGCGATGTGTTTTGCTCAATATCTTTTAACAACTTATTCTTGTCAGTCGCATTAAATAAACTTAGATAAATACGGGCAATGGATAAATCGGGAGTAACTCGTACAGTAGTAACTGTAATGAGTGGGTTTCCAAAAATAACTTTACCATCACGTTGAAACCAATCGCCAATTTCTTTTTGAACCAATCGTGCTACTTTATTTTGTCTAGTTGTTGTCATGCTGTAAAGATAACAATTCGGCTTTTATAGCAACAGTATCATTTACACAAATGATACTGCTTAACAAACTCTTGAGTTAGGGGAGTATAGGGTAGCAAACCTGAATTAGGCAATTCTATTTTTGCAGTGCTTTTGGTGTCATTTGATCTACAAAATTGAGCTAACAGAGCATCGTAGCTATTTGCATAGTTTTTAGCCAAAGGCACATGTTTTTTAGCATAACTAAATAATCCTATCCATAAAATACAACACATGGGCAGCAAGGCATATATAGACACTTGCGCCATTCTTTCATTTTGCAACCCCAACTTAAGTAGTGTAATCCAAATAAATGCAACAACTAAAAAACTTGGCAGGAGCCACGTTCGTATTGGACCCAATGTTTTAGTAAAAATAAAATAGTTTAGAATAAACGTTATTGCCATGCTTATTACCAATAGTACCAATAGTTTGCGTTGCAATTGTTTTAAAACGAATATGGAATGCGCAGATTGTTTCACTTGAAACACCCTTGGAATCAGCAATAAAAACAATAAAAAAGAAACCAGTACAATACAGTTTTTGGACGTAAATAAAACATCAATCAAGGTGGTGTAGTTTTTTTCAGAAAAGTAAATAGGAATGCCTGCTAAGCTTTGCGGTTCAACAACGTCAACTAGTGTGGGTTGAGAAAGTAATCTTTCTTGATTTCCGGTTGCAGCTAAACTAATTCCTAAGCCTGCACCAATCAATAGATACAGCACCAACATTTTCTTTTGCATAACAAAAGGTAGCTTTACAAAACTACTTTTTACAATTTTTGAATATACAAAAAATGTAGAGGTAGAACCTATCAGTAAAATAGCGGTCAACTCAGAAGCCCCCGCTATATATATTCCGGACACAACAAGTAACAAATAGGTGAGTAGGTTACTTTTTTCATTGAACACCAAACTGATTGCAAACAGAGCTATTACAAAACTTTGCAAATGAAAAACAGAAGAACTGATCCAAAACCAGTTGTCAGTTAATTGCGGTGCAGCAAAAAAAATAATCATCGTTGAAAGTACCGCTAAACAGACTTGCCAAAAAGCATTTGGAGCAACCACGCCTATTTTAGCAATTACTTTTTTTTGTAATGAATAAACGCTGGAAATTAGGACTAGTAGTGTAAATGAATGGTGCAGAACAATAATCCAATTAATATCTAAAAAATTCGTTGCTTTCCCCCATAGCAAATAGAAATATAGTAATCCGCTCCAACGAGCACTCCAATTGGAACAAACATATCTTACGCTATTGTAGATGCCACCTTGCGTATCGAGTAAATTCAAGAAAAAAAATTCTTCGGACGACAATCTGTTGTAAAATGAAAGGGAAAAGTAAAAATAGAGAAATAGCGCGCCAATCAAGCCAATGACAATTGGTAATAAATATTCCTTCACAAATCGGAATTGGTTCATTTATTTAATAAATTTAGCATATCATGTCGAAAAGAAAATTCAAAGCAAAGAAAGAGAAAAGAAGTACGAAGTCGTATCTTTTTCAAGAAATTTTAAGAATACTTAAATCTAAGCCCACACAATCGTTCAACTATAAGCAAATTGCAGCCCTTTTACATATAGAGAATCAGGCGGATAAATTACTTATCAATACACTGTTAGAAGATTTTGTAGAGAAAAAAGTGGTTGTTGAAACACAAAGAGGTAAGTACAAAATTTTTAAAGACGAAAAACTAATCTCCGGAAAGGTTGATATGACCATGTCCGGATCGGCATTTGTAATTCCGGAAGATGAAGGTGCAGATATATTTGTTTCTGCAAACAACTTAAATTCCGCTATGCACCAAGACTTGGTTCGCATCAGAATTGTGGATAACCACAGAGGAAAAGCCGAAGGTGTGGTTGAAGAGGTTATTAAAAGAGCGCGTACGGAATTTGTAGGAACCATTCAAAAATCGAAAACATTTGCCTTTTTGGTTCCGGATAATGTGCGAATTAATACAGATATTTTTATTCCACCAGACAAGCTTGGTATTGCAGAAGACAAACAAAAAGCAGTAGTAAAAATAATCGAATGGCCTACAAGTGGCAAGAATCCAATTGGAGAGGTTGTTCGCATTTTGGGATTTGCAGGAGAAAACGATACCGAAATGCATGCCATATTAGAGGAGTTTGGCTTGCCATATAGCTTTGAAGAGGTGGTAGAAAAATTTGCAGATTCTATCCCAAAAGAAATTTCGGA encodes the following:
- a CDS encoding tryptophan 2,3-dioxygenase, which codes for MEITPEIAEKLDLLNKKISSTGQSFSAYLDGFLHADYLNYWDYVEVDTLLTLQKPRTKFPDEVIFIMYHQVTELYFKLCLHELKQIADSENTTAAYMYEKLRRVNRYFEALTKSFDIMVDGMEKEQFLQFRMSLMPASGFQSAQYRMIEIYSTNFFNLVAKDKRDNFSVNHTEKDIEGMYEFIYWKYGATELATGKKTYTLLQFEEKYSKQFIATGQNVLKSNVWAKYLSLPESEQKNEKLISALKQLDVNVNVNWPLVHYKSAVRYLQMDPKDIAATGGTNWQKYLPPKFQKRIFYPTIWSEQEIADWGKAFILEALMK
- a CDS encoding ABC transporter permease — translated: MNLPFFIARRYLFSKKSHNAINIISIISVIGVLVGTMALIVVLSAFNGISDLVKDLYKSFDPDIRIVAAQGKTFSIDDTKIKSLIAWPELTNYSFVLEENALVKYGDKQCIATLKAVDDRFERITQFDTLIKEGEYILKDDATNYCLLGRGVAYQLQINNSDPFTPVLFYVPRKGLSAKLNPEDGFSQQPAFPSGIFSVNDEFDYKYVIVSLDFAAKLLDADNKASSLEIRFDNKSIDKQLQDRIQQHLGEEYTVKNREQQNELLYKTFKSEKLWTFIILLFILIIATFNVIGSIAMLILDKKKDVRTLWSMGADKEMVRSIFMKEGMLITFLGAFGGVFLGLLLVFLQQKFSLIKFDEGFVVEAYPVKILLMDVVYVLISVFIIGYIAAWYPVKYFTDKFSSSKTN
- the rbfA gene encoding 30S ribosome-binding factor RbfA, producing the protein MTTTRQNKVARLVQKEIGDWFQRDGKVIFGNPLITVTTVRVTPDLSIARIYLSLFNATDKNKLLKDIEQNTSQIRKALGNRVKHQLRIVPQLEYFIDDSLDYAERIDQLLKK